A stretch of Paenibacillus peoriae DNA encodes these proteins:
- a CDS encoding glycosyltransferase family 4 protein, whose translation MAKEVIEIKVLFTFYIPSGGVETLNRQRCKALIQDGIECHLLYYQQGTGMQNLHGDIPVFTTSSEEEIRKLVETHRYDAIIVSSDYPMLPRLRMLGYQGILIYESQGFGPHEEAAWVVADAVPYLQNYADAVLLPDTTHLVNLFSTMCPWLNRYVFPNVLDTSVFNYVPNTPPTNPVIAWVGRLEPNKNWRHFVDISYWMLQNRADLRIWMFYDETLSQPEDKIQFEKMLTQLGMSSIIERFKSVPHANMPLYYSMIGDSGGYLLSTSLVEGFGYAVAEAMACRCPVLSSDSDGVRAFIDHNETGKFYQQGDILQAILQGLDLMNNVPQRESIRKKGLARIVNLLAPDKYVRSFRQMMNTLGVR comes from the coding sequence TTGGCAAAGGAGGTTATTGAGATCAAAGTTCTATTTACTTTTTATATACCCAGCGGCGGCGTAGAAACCTTGAACCGCCAGCGTTGTAAAGCGCTCATTCAGGACGGGATCGAATGTCATCTTCTCTATTATCAGCAGGGTACAGGGATGCAAAACCTGCACGGCGATATTCCAGTGTTCACGACTTCCTCTGAAGAAGAAATTCGAAAGCTAGTGGAGACTCATCGCTACGATGCAATTATCGTCTCTTCGGACTACCCTATGCTCCCCAGATTGCGAATGTTGGGCTATCAGGGGATATTGATCTATGAATCGCAGGGCTTTGGCCCTCACGAAGAAGCGGCTTGGGTTGTTGCAGATGCAGTTCCGTATCTTCAAAATTACGCCGATGCAGTGCTCCTACCAGATACGACTCATTTAGTGAATCTTTTCTCCACCATGTGTCCATGGCTTAATCGCTATGTGTTTCCAAACGTGCTGGATACCAGCGTATTTAATTATGTACCTAACACTCCTCCAACTAATCCGGTTATTGCCTGGGTTGGACGGCTAGAGCCCAACAAGAACTGGAGGCATTTTGTCGATATTTCTTACTGGATGCTGCAAAACCGTGCGGATCTTCGAATCTGGATGTTTTATGATGAAACATTGTCACAGCCGGAGGATAAAATACAATTCGAAAAAATGCTTACTCAGCTTGGCATGTCCTCCATTATCGAGCGTTTTAAAAGCGTACCTCATGCCAATATGCCCCTGTATTACTCCATGATTGGCGACTCAGGCGGCTACTTGCTATCGACCTCATTGGTGGAGGGATTCGGCTATGCAGTTGCTGAGGCGATGGCCTGTCGTTGCCCGGTATTAAGCTCTGATTCAGACGGAGTACGAGCATTCATTGACCACAACGAAACCGGTAAATTTTATCAGCAGGGGGACATCTTGCAGGCGATACTGCAAGGACTAGACCTGATGAACAACGTACCTCAACGCGAATCTATCCGCAAGAAAGGACTGGCGCGAATCGTTAACCTGTTGGCACCGGATAAATATGTGCGTTCCTTCAGACAGATGATGAACACGCTAGGTGTGAGGTAA
- a CDS encoding beta-glucoside-specific PTS transporter subunit IIABC codes for MDHKKTAKEVLRAVGGNENVNSVIHCVTRLRFKLKDNQLPDKEKIKQIDGVITVVESGGQFQVVIGNEVPKVYEALLDTMGVKHGDQMVEDDQKNEKASLFSRFVDVISGVFMPVVGVLAAVGILKGLLALCTSLGWMTDQMGTYKILYATADAMFYFFPVILGFSAGKKFGGNPYLSAVLGAALVYPTITSAFTDKTALSFLTIPVVLINYTSSVIPIIIGAFLAAKVEKMISKFAPASIKMFIVPFLTLVIISPIVFLVVGPIATIISDGLAKGSMWIYQLSPAVAGLVLAGFWQAIIIFGLHWAFIPILLNNVVTNGFDPINGMLFCTTFAQTGAAFAIALKSRDPKLKPIATSATIAGLMGVTEPAIYGVTLPTKKPFILASIAGGIGGAAAGLLGSTAYGFASGGIFGIPLFINPKGMDAGFIGFIISLVVAFVVAFILTYLIGYKNAQSASEIKVADENKEEEKTIFSPLHGQLIPLTTVKDEAFSSGAMGQGAAIIPREGVAYAPFNGTVVTVFKTKHAIGLISEDGVELLIHIGINTVSLKGKHFTSFVSEGDTIQKGDKLIEFDPKAIEDDGYDITTSVIVTNTAVYTDILVEDSKDIHAGDRLLKIR; via the coding sequence ATGGATCATAAAAAAACAGCCAAAGAAGTGTTGAGAGCCGTGGGCGGAAATGAAAATGTGAACAGTGTCATTCACTGTGTCACTCGATTGAGATTCAAACTGAAGGATAATCAATTGCCAGATAAAGAAAAGATCAAGCAGATTGACGGTGTCATTACCGTTGTAGAAAGTGGTGGCCAATTTCAGGTGGTCATCGGGAATGAGGTTCCCAAAGTATACGAAGCTCTTTTGGATACAATGGGAGTAAAGCATGGAGATCAGATGGTTGAAGACGATCAAAAAAATGAAAAAGCGAGCCTATTCAGTCGATTTGTCGATGTCATTTCAGGTGTGTTCATGCCCGTTGTGGGTGTGCTCGCTGCTGTGGGGATTCTAAAAGGACTATTGGCCTTATGCACATCCCTGGGCTGGATGACGGATCAGATGGGCACGTATAAAATTTTATATGCGACAGCGGACGCTATGTTTTATTTCTTTCCGGTTATTCTAGGGTTTTCAGCAGGTAAAAAGTTTGGAGGAAACCCGTACCTGTCCGCTGTTTTGGGGGCCGCCTTGGTGTATCCGACCATTACTTCGGCCTTTACGGATAAAACGGCGCTGTCCTTTTTGACGATACCTGTCGTTCTAATTAATTATACTTCTTCTGTTATACCTATCATTATTGGGGCGTTCTTGGCAGCTAAGGTCGAAAAAATGATAAGCAAGTTTGCACCTGCTTCCATTAAAATGTTCATTGTTCCTTTTCTGACCTTGGTCATCATATCACCGATTGTTTTTCTGGTTGTCGGACCGATCGCAACTATTATCAGCGATGGGTTAGCCAAAGGCTCTATGTGGATTTACCAGTTAAGTCCGGCTGTAGCTGGTCTCGTTCTGGCCGGATTCTGGCAGGCTATTATTATCTTTGGTCTCCATTGGGCGTTTATTCCAATTCTCTTGAATAATGTAGTTACGAACGGGTTTGATCCGATTAACGGTATGTTGTTCTGTACTACGTTTGCCCAAACAGGTGCAGCTTTTGCCATTGCTTTGAAATCACGGGACCCTAAATTAAAACCCATCGCCACTTCTGCCACAATTGCGGGTTTGATGGGGGTTACTGAACCAGCTATTTACGGGGTTACGCTCCCCACCAAAAAACCGTTTATTTTAGCCTCGATTGCTGGAGGTATAGGAGGAGCTGCAGCAGGCTTACTCGGCTCAACGGCATATGGATTTGCCTCAGGCGGTATTTTTGGTATACCTCTATTCATTAATCCAAAAGGCATGGATGCAGGCTTCATCGGCTTTATTATATCTTTGGTTGTAGCTTTTGTAGTCGCATTTATTCTGACCTATCTTATCGGTTATAAAAATGCACAATCTGCGTCTGAAATTAAGGTTGCAGATGAAAACAAAGAAGAAGAAAAAACGATATTCAGTCCTCTACATGGTCAATTGATTCCTTTAACCACAGTGAAAGATGAAGCTTTCTCCAGTGGTGCGATGGGTCAGGGAGCCGCAATTATCCCCCGAGAAGGAGTAGCTTACGCACCTTTTAACGGAACTGTTGTTACCGTTTTCAAAACAAAACATGCGATTGGACTGATCTCTGAGGATGGAGTTGAACTGCTCATTCACATTGGAATTAATACGGTCAGCTTGAAGGGAAAACATTTCACTTCCTTTGTGTCTGAAGGAGATACGATTCAAAAAGGGGACAAGCTGATTGAATTCGATCCCAAAGCTATAGAGGATGACGGATATGATATTACCACATCCGTCATTGTAACCAATACAGCCGTGTACACGGATATTTTAGTTGAAGATTCCAAGGATATTCATGCAGGAGACCGCTTACTAAAGATTAGATAG
- the eutH gene encoding ethanolamine utilization protein EutH — translation MSINDIVMYVIALFLVLGALDQCLGNRWGLGQAFNNGFMTMGSLALVMIGIVSLAPVLAAWLIPIVSPLYVAMGADPASFANTILAVDMGGYALAAEMAHSQQAGVFSWVFLGTMFGPTLVFTIPVALGILEKGDHPYFAKGILIGISTIPVGCFIGGMIAGFDVIMILKNLIIPMLLSIIIMLGLRLFTEYTIRWFKWFGNGIRLLSLVGLAAIGVETLTGFVIIPNMAPLSVGVQTVGTIAIVLAGAFPLVAWITKIFKNPLQRAGRLLNIDPSATAGLVASLAHNIPTFTLVKEMEPRGKVISIAFAVSGSFVLGGHLGFVAGMDKNMVIAMIVGKLTGGISAVIVAVIAHPATTNRKIESASKKE, via the coding sequence ATGTCCATTAACGATATTGTGATGTATGTTATCGCTCTTTTTTTAGTGTTGGGTGCATTGGATCAATGTTTGGGAAATCGCTGGGGTTTGGGACAAGCCTTCAACAATGGGTTTATGACCATGGGCTCTCTTGCTCTGGTCATGATAGGGATTGTTTCCTTGGCCCCTGTACTGGCCGCGTGGTTGATCCCCATTGTTTCACCGTTATATGTGGCAATGGGTGCCGATCCGGCATCCTTTGCTAATACGATATTGGCGGTAGATATGGGGGGATACGCACTTGCGGCAGAAATGGCGCACAGCCAGCAAGCGGGCGTGTTTTCATGGGTTTTTCTAGGGACCATGTTTGGCCCAACGCTCGTATTTACGATTCCGGTTGCCCTCGGCATTTTGGAAAAAGGGGATCATCCATATTTTGCAAAAGGTATCTTGATCGGTATTAGTACCATTCCCGTTGGCTGTTTCATAGGGGGAATGATCGCCGGATTTGACGTGATTATGATTTTAAAAAATCTGATCATTCCCATGCTTCTTTCAATAATCATTATGCTGGGTTTACGTCTATTTACGGAGTATACGATCCGATGGTTCAAGTGGTTTGGTAACGGCATTAGGCTTCTATCCCTTGTCGGTTTGGCAGCGATTGGGGTCGAAACCTTAACTGGATTTGTGATTATTCCCAATATGGCTCCGTTGTCTGTCGGTGTGCAAACGGTTGGAACGATTGCTATTGTATTGGCTGGTGCGTTTCCGTTGGTTGCTTGGATTACAAAAATATTTAAAAATCCGCTTCAACGGGCAGGACGTTTGCTAAACATAGATCCATCGGCTACTGCGGGTCTTGTGGCTAGTCTTGCTCATAATATTCCTACCTTCACTTTAGTTAAAGAGATGGAGCCCAGAGGAAAAGTGATCAGTATTGCCTTTGCTGTCAGTGGATCTTTCGTTCTCGGAGGACATCTTGGCTTTGTAGCTGGAATGGACAAGAATATGGTGATTGCCATGATCGTGGGAAAACTTACAGGCGGGATCAGTGCCGTAATTGTCGCAGTTATTGCACATCCAGCTACTACGAATAGAAAAATAGAAAGCGCATCCAAGAAGGAGTGA
- a CDS encoding Gfo/Idh/MocA family protein has translation MWKIGVIGTGYWSEKHIKAWQFISDAEIKGFCDRNKGLLFEKADQFHVPTEYCYTSLEEMLSEADIDVVDIITPPETHLELVRLAAAAGKHIMCQKPFARSVEEAEQIVSIAEAAGVRLMVTENWRWLEPFQIIKKLLAENIVGNMNVIRYTHTDFYSPRFAPEKELPQPFFRDMPKLLFYEMGVHWLDTWRFLFGEPRRLYAETKRVSPYTQGEDTGIIMLGYEHYFGLMDMSWATRRELDGQLSEQVLPDHKEQLVIEGDEATLKLYNTGKLCLINNQGVEKVLVEKTELNYEESHKKLQAHFIDCLNTGKEFQTSGHDNIKTLQLVFDTYDSAENHKVHVY, from the coding sequence ATGTGGAAAATCGGCGTTATTGGAACGGGATATTGGTCGGAGAAACATATCAAAGCATGGCAGTTTATCTCGGATGCAGAAATCAAAGGATTTTGTGATCGAAATAAAGGCTTACTTTTTGAAAAAGCAGATCAATTCCATGTCCCTACTGAATATTGTTATACCAGCCTGGAGGAGATGCTAAGCGAAGCGGATATTGATGTCGTGGACATCATTACACCTCCTGAGACACATCTGGAACTGGTTCGACTGGCGGCCGCAGCCGGAAAACATATTATGTGCCAAAAACCTTTTGCCCGTTCTGTTGAGGAAGCTGAGCAGATAGTAAGTATTGCTGAAGCAGCAGGAGTCAGACTTATGGTGACAGAAAATTGGCGTTGGCTTGAACCTTTTCAAATTATAAAAAAATTGCTGGCAGAGAATATCGTTGGAAATATGAATGTTATACGTTATACGCATACCGATTTTTATTCACCGAGGTTTGCTCCGGAAAAAGAGCTGCCGCAGCCATTTTTCAGAGATATGCCCAAGCTTTTGTTTTATGAAATGGGAGTTCATTGGCTGGATACTTGGCGTTTCTTATTCGGTGAACCTCGGCGTTTGTATGCGGAAACCAAGCGGGTCAGTCCATACACACAAGGAGAAGACACGGGCATTATCATGTTAGGTTATGAACATTATTTCGGTCTTATGGACATGAGCTGGGCGACTCGCAGGGAACTGGATGGGCAGCTGTCGGAACAGGTTCTTCCCGATCATAAAGAACAACTGGTGATTGAAGGCGATGAGGCTACCCTAAAACTGTACAACACAGGTAAATTATGTCTCATTAATAATCAGGGAGTCGAAAAAGTATTGGTTGAAAAGACTGAATTAAACTATGAGGAAAGCCATAAAAAGCTACAGGCTCATTTTATAGATTGCCTCAACACGGGAAAAGAATTTCAAACGAGTGGTCACGACAATATCAAGACCCTTCAGCTTGTATTCGACACCTATGACAGCGCAGAAAATCATAAAGTTCATGTGTATTAA
- a CDS encoding DUF4038 domain-containing protein, producing MIHLSLNMAENQRSFTKEEKPFFYLADTVWSVFTNATIEEWSDYLDYRKMQGFNVLQINILRQWDASESDLNLQPFALMENGDFDYHTLNEAYFDRAEIMLKMATECGFVPALVLLWCNYVPDTWAEMFQKGNKMPFECVEPYVTYVVNRFSPFDPIFLISGDSDFPTERANSYYLKALDIVQQLSPASLTTLHIQGRLREIPPAFEKHQGLGFYMYQSGHNSEFQHVAHEIAQHFYYKPDIRPVINGEPCYEQISYSRNVYGRYTALDARKAAWQSLLAGGGAGITYGAHGIWSWHKKGKKFGIVEGEGFDSPYDWRTALQFEGAWDYSFIKYLFEMYNLIGVKPLDIVLNKTEEIRAAGNENTIVLYVPVNTKVRLSINVQEYKFTTIDLAGKRFAQTDVSVQKDQSVLDMHSFESDVVIIGTK from the coding sequence GTGATTCATTTGAGTTTAAACATGGCTGAAAATCAAAGAAGTTTTACCAAAGAGGAAAAACCTTTTTTTTATTTGGCAGATACGGTGTGGAGTGTATTTACCAACGCGACGATAGAGGAGTGGAGCGATTATCTTGACTATCGGAAGATGCAAGGTTTCAATGTGTTGCAAATCAACATACTCCGACAATGGGACGCAAGTGAATCGGATCTGAATCTACAGCCGTTTGCATTAATGGAAAATGGGGATTTCGACTACCATACATTAAACGAAGCTTATTTTGACCGGGCAGAAATCATGTTGAAGATGGCTACAGAGTGTGGATTTGTTCCAGCACTGGTTCTGTTGTGGTGTAACTATGTGCCGGATACATGGGCTGAGATGTTCCAAAAAGGTAATAAAATGCCGTTTGAATGCGTTGAACCCTATGTAACGTACGTGGTAAACCGTTTTTCTCCATTTGATCCTATTTTTCTGATTAGCGGGGATAGTGATTTTCCGACCGAACGTGCCAATTCCTATTATTTAAAAGCACTGGATATTGTACAACAATTAAGCCCTGCAAGCTTAACTACGCTGCATATTCAAGGAAGATTGAGAGAAATTCCTCCAGCCTTTGAGAAACACCAGGGTCTTGGATTCTATATGTATCAATCAGGACATAATTCCGAGTTCCAACATGTAGCCCATGAGATTGCTCAACATTTCTATTATAAGCCGGATATACGGCCTGTCATTAATGGAGAGCCATGTTATGAACAAATTAGTTACAGCCGCAATGTGTATGGCAGATACACAGCACTGGATGCCAGAAAAGCGGCATGGCAAAGCCTCCTTGCAGGCGGGGGTGCGGGCATTACCTACGGAGCGCATGGCATTTGGAGCTGGCACAAGAAAGGAAAGAAATTCGGCATTGTAGAAGGGGAAGGATTCGATAGTCCCTATGATTGGAGAACTGCATTGCAATTTGAGGGCGCATGGGATTATTCCTTTATTAAATATCTGTTTGAAATGTACAACCTGATTGGCGTAAAGCCGTTGGATATTGTTTTAAACAAGACAGAGGAAATCAGAGCTGCGGGGAACGAGAATACCATTGTGTTGTATGTCCCGGTTAACACAAAGGTACGACTAAGTATCAACGTGCAGGAATACAAGTTTACAACGATTGATTTAGCCGGGAAGCGGTTTGCTCAAACCGACGTGTCCGTCCAAAAGGATCAATCGGTGCTAGACATGCACAGCTTTGAAAGTGATGTTGTAATCATCGGAACGAAATAA
- a CDS encoding LacI family DNA-binding transcriptional regulator, whose product MKIDDIARLAGVSKSAVSLAFNNKPGVSEETKEHILKIAQEHGYKPRTMKTNKEAIKNHHVIRFVACKNTDIVTEHYDSLPFFNELIHHITNQVREHGNTLIFSSFDSHSLEEELSTLEKDQPSSGILLLGTNLTSEIIHSIQSIHSNIVILDTCFEHVDASFVSINNYLGGYQAGQYLIQSGHRKIGYVQSSTRILNFKKRKEGFMAALEEHNLSIENGLTFDMHPMLVMSQDAFRTAIHELDELPSALFCENDYMAISAIKTFQEMNIRVPEQISIMGFDNIHEAKVISPELTTIHVKKDILARTAVNLLMERLNHHQGHHTQVLVNTEVIERRSCLVTE is encoded by the coding sequence TTGAAAATTGATGATATTGCAAGGCTTGCAGGTGTTTCTAAATCTGCTGTTTCTCTTGCTTTTAATAACAAACCCGGAGTCAGTGAAGAAACCAAGGAGCACATTCTAAAAATAGCCCAAGAGCATGGATATAAACCACGCACCATGAAGACAAACAAGGAAGCCATTAAAAATCATCATGTGATTCGTTTTGTGGCCTGTAAAAATACAGACATCGTAACAGAGCACTATGATTCACTTCCATTTTTTAACGAATTAATTCATCATATTACCAATCAGGTGAGAGAACATGGAAACACCTTGATTTTTTCGTCTTTTGATAGCCATAGCCTCGAAGAAGAATTATCTACTTTGGAAAAAGATCAGCCCTCTTCAGGCATACTTCTACTTGGCACCAATTTAACTTCCGAGATTATTCATTCCATACAATCCATTCATTCCAATATTGTTATTTTGGATACTTGCTTTGAACACGTCGATGCCAGTTTCGTATCTATTAATAACTATCTCGGTGGGTATCAGGCAGGCCAATATTTAATTCAGTCAGGACACAGAAAGATAGGATACGTACAATCCAGTACCAGAATTCTGAACTTTAAAAAACGAAAGGAAGGGTTTATGGCGGCTTTAGAGGAGCACAATCTTTCCATAGAAAATGGGCTTACATTTGATATGCATCCCATGCTTGTGATGTCACAGGACGCATTTAGAACAGCTATTCATGAATTGGACGAGCTACCTTCGGCCCTATTTTGCGAAAATGATTATATGGCGATCAGTGCCATTAAAACGTTTCAGGAAATGAACATTCGAGTGCCTGAACAAATTTCCATCATGGGCTTTGATAATATACATGAAGCGAAGGTCATTAGCCCGGAACTCACAACCATTCATGTGAAAAAGGATATTTTGGCCCGAACGGCTGTAAACTTGCTTATGGAGAGGCTTAACCATCATCAGGGGCATCATACTCAGGTTCTTGTGAATACAGAGGTTATTGAAAGAAGGTCTTGTTTAGTCACAGAATGA
- a CDS encoding DUF5316 family protein codes for MIYDYLWWAGATCIILAIILSGTGVSGDRMRANFYVEQAADPEGKDRKNRWKWSFIFMIIGLLLLALSMILE; via the coding sequence ATGATATATGATTATTTATGGTGGGCAGGTGCCACATGCATAATACTGGCTATTATATTAAGTGGAACAGGGGTCAGCGGTGACCGCATGCGGGCTAACTTTTATGTTGAACAGGCAGCTGATCCCGAGGGGAAAGATAGAAAAAACAGATGGAAATGGTCCTTTATTTTTATGATCATTGGTTTATTATTGCTTGCTCTCTCTATGATTTTAGAATAA
- a CDS encoding NAD(P)/FAD-dependent oxidoreductase, producing the protein MLYDCAIIGGGPAGLNAALVLGRARRSVALIDNNRPRNAVTHASHGFITRDGVTPSEFRRVAYEEVLRYPSVHHLQTEVVSIMKNVSGFEGFDSSGLRVQARKLILATGVKEIFPKIEGFYPLYGKSLFNCPYCDGWELRDQPLVLVSESAAIFHTAKLLLNWSKDLIVCTNGHASLSDEQKERLQSKGIVVIEQPVAAFIGHNGKLEHVRFTDGTQVPRIGGFVTPQFVQSAPFGEHLGCERTESGGIKTDEAGRTSIPGVYAAGDSSYFMPSQLIFAAADGSRTAASVNMDLTEEDFNE; encoded by the coding sequence ATGCTATACGATTGCGCTATTATTGGCGGAGGGCCTGCTGGGTTGAATGCAGCCCTCGTGCTGGGCAGGGCAAGGAGAAGTGTGGCCTTGATTGATAATAATCGGCCCAGAAATGCGGTTACGCATGCGTCGCACGGTTTTATTACAAGAGATGGCGTAACGCCATCTGAGTTCCGCCGTGTAGCTTATGAGGAAGTGCTGCGTTATCCGTCTGTTCATCATTTGCAAACCGAGGTTGTTTCGATTATGAAAAACGTATCCGGATTTGAGGGGTTTGATTCGTCAGGCCTTCGCGTTCAAGCGCGAAAATTGATATTAGCGACGGGCGTGAAGGAGATATTCCCCAAGATCGAAGGTTTTTATCCGTTATACGGGAAAAGTTTGTTTAATTGCCCTTATTGCGACGGTTGGGAGCTGCGGGATCAACCGCTTGTCCTTGTCTCTGAATCGGCGGCTATATTTCATACAGCCAAACTACTCCTTAATTGGAGCAAGGATTTGATCGTCTGTACGAACGGTCATGCATCCCTGTCGGACGAGCAAAAAGAACGGCTTCAATCCAAGGGGATAGTAGTAATAGAGCAACCTGTTGCGGCGTTCATCGGCCACAATGGAAAGCTTGAGCACGTGCGCTTTACGGATGGCACTCAAGTCCCGAGGATCGGCGGCTTCGTGACTCCCCAGTTTGTACAAAGTGCACCGTTTGGAGAACATTTGGGCTGTGAAAGAACGGAGTCGGGCGGGATCAAGACGGATGAAGCGGGGAGAACCTCCATACCTGGTGTATATGCTGCTGGGGATTCATCGTACTTCATGCCTTCTCAGTTGATTTTTGCCGCGGCCGACGGCAGTCGAACTGCTGCGAGCGTAAATATGGATTTGACAGAGGAAGATTTCAACGAATGA
- a CDS encoding Rrf2 family transcriptional regulator: protein MKFTKATNYALHTMLMLVTDSSVKPVGVQQLAESQNVSPTYLSKILTRLVKAGMIESVSGANGGYRLSRHKDDITFLDIIHAIEGTNSLFECDFVHGSECLIQAVMREAEEKMERHLKNTKLVDLAQKQAQV from the coding sequence ATGAAATTTACAAAAGCAACGAATTATGCTCTGCACACTATGCTCATGCTCGTTACTGATTCGTCGGTTAAGCCGGTAGGTGTTCAGCAACTGGCTGAATCCCAAAATGTTTCACCAACTTATCTTTCAAAAATTTTGACGAGGCTTGTGAAGGCTGGAATGATCGAATCCGTTTCTGGAGCCAATGGAGGTTATCGCCTATCCCGTCATAAAGATGATATTACTTTTTTGGATATTATCCATGCCATTGAAGGTACGAATTCTTTGTTTGAATGTGATTTCGTCCACGGTTCTGAGTGCCTGATTCAAGCTGTAATGAGGGAAGCAGAGGAGAAAATGGAACGACATCTAAAAAATACGAAATTGGTCGATTTGGCGCAAAAGCAAGCACAAGTGTAA